AGATCTCGGTGATGGTGCCGACCGTGGAGCGCGGGTTGTGCGAGGTGGATTTCTGCTCGATGGAGATCGCCGGCGAGAGGCCTTCGATATGATCGACGTCGGGCTTCTCCATCATCGACAGGAACTGCCGGGCATAGGTGGAGAGCGATTCCACGTAGCGCCGCTGTCCCTCGGCATAGAGCGTATCGAACGCCAGCGACGATTTTCCCGAGCCCGAGAGCCCGGTCACCACTATCAGCTTGTCACGCGGCAGATCCACATCGATTTGCTTGAGGTTGTGGGTGCGGGCACCCCTGACCAGAATCCTGTCCATTCCCACCTCGTGCAGTGCGCAAAAGCTCAATTATACGGCTTCGCTGGAAGGGGCAGCAAAGTAAGGATGCTTTTCTCTTCCAGCCCGCTCATTCCCTGCATGGCGTCGAGTGGGTAGAATGTCGTGTTCGTTACCGGGCGTGGCTCGCCCACTACATGAGTTCACCTTTTCTGTGCGCATGCTTTCACGTCTGCTACTTGCTACCGAACGTCGTGCCATCATCGGCCTTGCCAGCCTGTATGCCTCGCGCATGCTGGGGCTGTTCATGGTATTGCCGGTACTGGCGCTCTACGCCGATGAGCTGGCCGGTGCCACGCCGCTGCTGATCGGCGTGGCGCTGGGCGGTTACGGTCTGACCCAGGCGATCCTGCAGATCCCCTTCGGGCTGCTTTCGGACCGGATCGGACGCAAGAAGGTCATTGCCGCCGGCCTGCTGCTGTTCCTGCTGGGCAGCGTGGTGGCCGCCCAGGCCGAGACGATCACGGGCATCATCATCGGGCGTTGCTTGCAGGGCAGTGGCGCGGTGGCGGCGGCAATCATGGCGCTACTGGCCGACCAAACCCGCGAGCAGGTGCGGACCGCTGCCATGGCCACCATCGGCCTGTCGATCGGGGTGGCCTTCGCCGTGGCGATGGTGTTGGGCCCATGGCTTGCCAGTGCGTTCGGGTTATCCAGCGTGTTCTGGTTCACCGCCGGGCTTGCCGTGATGGGGCTGCTGGTCCTCTGGCGACTGGTGCCGCAGGCTCCCAAGCGGCGGCGCCATCGCGATGTGCTGCTCGATCGGGCACAGCTCAAGGCGACGCTCGGACGTGTCGACCTGCTGCGGCTGGATTTTTCGATATTCGCGTTGCACCTGGTGTTGATGGCCATCTTCATTGCCGTGCCGTTCCGGCTGATCGAGGTGGGAATCTCCCAGCAGCAGCATGGCTTGATCTACCTGAGCGTCATGGGGCTTGCGTTCATCGGCATGGTGCCGCTGATCATTCTGGCCGAGAAGAAGCAGTGCATGAAGGCGGTCTTCCTGGGGGCAGTGGCGGTGCTGGCGTTGAGCGTGCTGCTGCTGGGCATGCTGTCGGTCTCGCTGTGGTTGCTGCTGTTGCCGCTGCTGGGCTTCTTCACGGCATTCAATCTGCTCGAGGCGACGCTACCCTCGCTGCTCAGCAAGATGGCGCCGGTCGGGGCCAAGGGAACGGCAATGGGCGTCTATTCGACCAGCCAGTTCCTGGGGGCTTTTCTTGGTGGCGTGCTGGGCGGTGGCCTGGCGCAGCAGTGGGGGTACGATGCGGTTTTCTATGGCTGTGCGCTGGTGGGGCTGGCATGGCTGGCGGTAGTCTGGGGGATGCAGCCACCCCGCTACCTGAGCAGTGAAGTGATCGAGCTCGATGACCAGGCTCATGGCGATGCGCTGGAGACCCTGATGGAGCGCTTCGCCGAGGTGGCAGGGGTGGAGGACGTACTAGTGGTGCCCGAGGAGCGACTCGCCTATCTGAAGGTCGATCGGCGACGGCTGGACAGTGACGCGCTGGCACGGGCGGCCGGCGTCAAACGAGAACATTAACCCGACAATCGCGGGGCGCCGTGATGGTACCCGACAATCGAGGAGCGAGACATGGCACGTGGAGTCAACAAGGTCATCTTGATCGGCAACCTGGGTCAGGACCCGGAGATGCGCTTTCTGCCCTCCGGTAATCCGGTGGCCAATCTGCGCATTGCCACCACCGACAGCTGGACGGACAAGCAGAGTGGCCAGCGCCAGGAGCGCACCGAGTGGCACACCGTGGTGCTGTTCAACAAGCTGGCGGAAATCGCCCAGCAGTACGTCAAGAAGGGATCGCGTATCTACATCGAGGGGCGCCTGCAGACGCGCAAGTGGCAGGGCCAGGATGGGCAGGATCGCTACAGCACCGAGATCGTCGCCAACGATATGCAGATGCTCGATTCGCGCAGTGGGCAAGGGGGAGGCGACTACCAGCAGGGGCAGTACGGTGCGCCTCAGGGTGGTGGCGCTCCCCAGGGGCAGTATGGAGGCGCGCCTCAGCAAGGCGGTGGACAGTACGGGCAACCGCAGGGAGGCCAGCAGCGTCCGCCACAGCGGCCCTCTCAGCCGCCAGCCCAGCAGCCGCCAGCCCAGGGGGGGCAGCAGGGCAATTATGGGGCACCGGCGCCCGGCAGTTTCGATGATTTCGACGATGAGATCCCGTTCTGAGGCCTTTTTTTTCGGTTGATACCTACCCTGGCACCGGCGTCTTCGAAGTCGCGATGGCAAGGAGAGCTCGTGAAACTGTTGATTCTTGATGCAGGGCATTGCCTTAGCCTGGCGCTGGCCCGCGAGGCGAGCCGCAGGAGCGATACGGACCTGTTCATCGTGCCCGGCCTTGAGATATCGCCCGCGCAACTTGCTGACATCGCCCCCGATGCGTTGGTGATTCCGCCGCTGGCGCAGCCTATCGAGGCGGAGCCAGCGGCGGTAGTGGCGCATGCCGAAGCGGTGGAGACGTGCCTGAGCGCCTGTGAGATCGCTGGTGTACCGCTGGTGTGGTGCGTCTCCGACCAGCTGTATGAGGATGGACTGGACGAACCCATCGACGAGCACGTCATTCCCGCTCCGCGGGACGAGAGTCTGCGCCGCCTGATACGTACCGGCGATCGCATTCGCGACGAGTGGGAGCAGCATTTGATCGTGCGCCTAGGACCGCTCTTCGCGCTCGAGGGGGCCAGCGCCTGGTTGAACGAGCTGCTCGATACGCTGATGACCGGCGACGAGGTGCGTGCCGCCGAGGATGTGATCTTCTGCCCGACCTCGGCGGATGCCGCGGCCATGGCATTGGTGGGCATGCTTCAGCAGCAGCAGTGCGGTGCCAACGCCTGGGGGGCGTACCATCTGGCCGGTACTGAACCGGTCAGCGGCTACACGTTCGCCTCGATGGTACGCACGCAACTGGCGACGCGGCTCGAGGGCATGGGCGAGGAGGTCGAACTGGGCATGCTACGGGGGCTAAAGCACCACCATGACCAGCCGCTGCGCCGTGT
This DNA window, taken from Halomonas sp. TA22, encodes the following:
- a CDS encoding MFS transporter, which gives rise to MRMLSRLLLATERRAIIGLASLYASRMLGLFMVLPVLALYADELAGATPLLIGVALGGYGLTQAILQIPFGLLSDRIGRKKVIAAGLLLFLLGSVVAAQAETITGIIIGRCLQGSGAVAAAIMALLADQTREQVRTAAMATIGLSIGVAFAVAMVLGPWLASAFGLSSVFWFTAGLAVMGLLVLWRLVPQAPKRRRHRDVLLDRAQLKATLGRVDLLRLDFSIFALHLVLMAIFIAVPFRLIEVGISQQQHGLIYLSVMGLAFIGMVPLIILAEKKQCMKAVFLGAVAVLALSVLLLGMLSVSLWLLLLPLLGFFTAFNLLEATLPSLLSKMAPVGAKGTAMGVYSTSQFLGAFLGGVLGGGLAQQWGYDAVFYGCALVGLAWLAVVWGMQPPRYLSSEVIELDDQAHGDALETLMERFAEVAGVEDVLVVPEERLAYLKVDRRRLDSDALARAAGVKREH
- a CDS encoding single-stranded DNA-binding protein; amino-acid sequence: MARGVNKVILIGNLGQDPEMRFLPSGNPVANLRIATTDSWTDKQSGQRQERTEWHTVVLFNKLAEIAQQYVKKGSRIYIEGRLQTRKWQGQDGQDRYSTEIVANDMQMLDSRSGQGGGDYQQGQYGAPQGGGAPQGQYGGAPQQGGGQYGQPQGGQQRPPQRPSQPPAQQPPAQGGQQGNYGAPAPGSFDDFDDEIPF
- a CDS encoding sugar nucleotide-binding protein, producing MKLLILDAGHCLSLALAREASRRSDTDLFIVPGLEISPAQLADIAPDALVIPPLAQPIEAEPAAVVAHAEAVETCLSACEIAGVPLVWCVSDQLYEDGLDEPIDEHVIPAPRDESLRRLIRTGDRIRDEWEQHLIVRLGPLFALEGASAWLNELLDTLMTGDEVRAAEDVIFCPTSADAAAMALVGMLQQQQCGANAWGAYHLAGTEPVSGYTFASMVRTQLATRLEGMGEEVELGMLRGLKHHHDQPLRRVLNCRRVLEVFGVHQKPWRLEVGRMLDTWCLARREDLA